One segment of Gemmatimonadota bacterium DNA contains the following:
- a CDS encoding UvrD-helicase domain-containing protein yields the protein MDASPLSLFDAARHLERLNPPQREAVEFFEGPVLVLAGAGSGKTRVLTTRIAHLVTHHGVPVDRILAVTFTNKAAGEMRERVAGLLGAEPNGMWIGTFHALGARLLRRHAPQLGWSRTFSIFDQEQTLKAMQRAIESVGLDPKRWNPKAVRAQISAAKNLLVDAETFRKENEGSFDIFARNVARVYPVYEASLREQNALDFDDLLVQPVRLLESLPALLESYQQRFAFLLVDEYQDTNRAQFRFLELIAAGHRNLMVVGDDDQSIYGWRGADIRNILDFEKTYPEAVVVRLEQNYRSTGNILAAANAAIEANQDRKGKTLFTDREAGERLTVISAADEMDEARTVVEEIEARQLSHPDLHNADFALLYRTNAQSRALEEAFRRRGIPYQIVGGVRFYERREIQDALAYLRLIANPQDLGAFERIVNVPRRGLGNRSLERLGEWAVATGLPLLEAAKRASEIPELGRAAVRALEGFTELLDRFAELAREIPVGELVQALVEDLDLLEHYRKEGPEGEDRAENVRELIAGALDFDAEAMALEPEEREGFTDLDLYLQRVALVADIDAMKGGSDAVTLMTLHNAKGLEFRTVFLTGLEDGLFPLSRAYDQPADLEEERRLFYVGLTRAEDKLILCHARQRRRAGEMMMGRLSPFVDQIPEELLERRLTDRSRREYPSFSRERARETGGGRARAEREETFASEGFDYDFDQDRPRLLKGERVLHATFGSGTVVEVTGFGHDLKVTVDFQAVGRKKLLARYADLQKDFG from the coding sequence GTGGACGCCTCTCCGCTCTCGCTCTTCGACGCCGCCCGGCACCTCGAACGCCTGAACCCGCCGCAGCGTGAAGCGGTGGAGTTCTTCGAAGGTCCCGTGCTCGTCCTCGCAGGTGCGGGGTCGGGCAAGACGCGGGTGCTCACCACGCGGATCGCCCACCTGGTCACCCACCACGGGGTTCCGGTGGATCGTATCCTCGCCGTCACCTTCACCAACAAGGCCGCCGGAGAGATGCGGGAGCGGGTGGCCGGACTCCTGGGCGCCGAGCCCAACGGCATGTGGATCGGGACCTTCCACGCGCTCGGCGCGCGGTTGCTGCGGCGGCACGCGCCGCAGCTCGGGTGGAGTCGCACGTTCTCCATCTTCGATCAGGAGCAGACGCTCAAGGCCATGCAGCGGGCCATCGAGTCCGTGGGCCTGGACCCCAAGCGGTGGAACCCGAAGGCCGTACGGGCCCAGATCAGCGCCGCCAAGAACCTGCTCGTCGACGCCGAAACCTTCCGTAAGGAGAACGAGGGCAGCTTCGACATCTTCGCCCGCAACGTGGCGCGTGTGTATCCCGTCTACGAGGCTTCGTTGCGGGAACAGAACGCGTTGGACTTCGACGACCTGCTGGTGCAACCGGTCCGGCTGCTGGAGTCCCTGCCCGCGCTCCTCGAATCCTACCAGCAGCGCTTCGCCTTCCTGCTGGTGGACGAATACCAGGACACCAACCGTGCCCAGTTCCGCTTCCTGGAGCTGATCGCGGCCGGCCACCGCAACCTCATGGTCGTCGGGGACGACGACCAGAGCATCTACGGGTGGCGGGGTGCCGACATCCGCAACATCCTCGACTTCGAGAAGACGTATCCCGAAGCCGTCGTCGTGCGCCTGGAGCAGAACTACCGCTCCACCGGCAACATCCTCGCGGCGGCCAACGCCGCCATCGAGGCCAATCAGGACCGGAAGGGGAAGACGCTCTTCACCGATCGCGAGGCCGGCGAGCGGCTGACGGTCATCAGCGCCGCCGACGAGATGGACGAGGCGCGCACCGTGGTCGAGGAGATCGAGGCGCGGCAGCTCTCGCATCCGGATCTGCACAACGCGGACTTCGCCCTCCTCTACCGCACGAACGCCCAGTCGCGCGCGCTCGAAGAGGCATTCCGTCGTCGTGGCATCCCCTATCAGATCGTCGGTGGCGTACGCTTCTATGAGCGGCGCGAGATCCAGGATGCGCTCGCCTACCTGCGGCTGATCGCCAATCCCCAGGACCTGGGTGCGTTCGAGCGCATCGTCAACGTGCCGCGGCGCGGGCTGGGGAATCGCTCGCTGGAGCGGCTGGGGGAATGGGCGGTCGCGACGGGGCTACCGCTCCTGGAGGCGGCGAAGCGTGCGAGCGAGATCCCCGAGCTCGGGCGCGCCGCCGTCCGTGCCCTCGAAGGGTTCACGGAGCTGCTCGACCGGTTCGCGGAACTGGCGCGCGAGATCCCGGTGGGTGAGCTGGTGCAGGCGCTCGTGGAGGATCTCGACCTGCTGGAGCATTATCGCAAGGAAGGCCCCGAGGGCGAGGACCGCGCCGAGAACGTGCGTGAGCTCATTGCGGGCGCCCTGGATTTCGACGCCGAGGCGATGGCGCTCGAGCCCGAGGAGCGGGAGGGCTTCACCGACCTGGACCTGTATCTGCAGCGCGTGGCGTTGGTCGCGGACATCGACGCCATGAAGGGTGGGAGCGACGCGGTCACCCTCATGACCTTGCACAACGCCAAGGGCCTCGAGTTCCGGACCGTGTTCCTGACGGGATTGGAGGACGGGCTGTTCCCGCTCTCCCGGGCCTACGACCAGCCGGCCGACCTGGAGGAGGAACGGCGCCTCTTCTACGTGGGGCTCACCCGGGCCGAGGACAAACTGATCCTGTGCCACGCCCGCCAGCGCCGCCGGGCCGGTGAGATGATGATGGGCCGTCTCTCTCCGTTCGTGGACCAGATCCCGGAAGAGCTGCTCGAGCGGCGTCTGACGGACCGCTCCCGGCGCGAGTATCCCTCCTTCTCGCGCGAGCGTGCACGGGAGACGGGCGGCGGCCGGGCGCGCGCCGAGCGCGAGGAGACGTTCGCGAGCGAGGGCTTCGACTACGACTTCGACCAGGATCGCCCGCGCCTGCTGAAGGGGGAGCGCGTGCTGCACGCGACCTTCGGGTCGGGCACCGTCGTCGAGGTGACCGGCTTCGGCCACGATCTCAAGGTCACGGTGGACTTCCAGGCCGTGGGACGGAAGAAGCTGCTGGCCCGCTACGCCGATCTGCAGAAGGACTTCGGGTAG